The Lysobacter capsici genome has a segment encoding these proteins:
- a CDS encoding helix-turn-helix domain-containing protein, which yields MNEKRQENRLFGKNIKIERLRLGLNQSELAQIGGVSKATQVAYEADSTRPDATYLARVSEVGVDVHWLLTGRRAAPGVQWELLFEISALVDEWIGERGKPTPPAERNDLLRNLYAQFCADNRIDIEQMRATFRLVK from the coding sequence ATGAACGAAAAAAGACAAGAAAATCGACTTTTTGGAAAGAATATCAAGATTGAGAGACTTCGTCTTGGGCTCAATCAGTCTGAGCTCGCCCAGATTGGCGGGGTCAGCAAGGCCACCCAGGTCGCTTACGAAGCTGACAGCACCCGGCCGGACGCTACCTATTTGGCCCGGGTATCCGAAGTAGGGGTCGATGTGCATTGGCTGTTGACCGGGCGTCGTGCGGCACCTGGTGTGCAGTGGGAACTGCTATTCGAGATCTCGGCCTTGGTCGATGAATGGATAGGCGAGCGAGGTAAGCCCACCCCTCCAGCGGAGCGAAACGATCTGCTTCGCAATCTCTACGCGCAATTTTGCGCTGACAACCGCATCGATATCGAGCAGATGCGAGCAACTTTTCGGTTAGTCAAATGA
- a CDS encoding helicase-related protein, producing MNTPVAQYTPGSLVRARGREWIVEPGSVAPLLRLRPLAGGEDESALMHTGLEPDIGPAHFPAPDPAQEGGQHDALLLADALRMALRRGAGPFRCFGNISVEPRTYQLVPLLMALRLDPVRLLIADDVGVGKTIEAALIARELLDRGEIQRMAVLCPPHLVEQWVRELNERFHIPAMAVTASSAARLERGLPIGDSIFHAHAFTVVSLDYIKSDRHRHDFIRACPEFVIVDEAHTCVSTGQARQQRFELLRELAADAERHLVLLTATPHSGDQDAFYSLLALLKPVFTQLATASGDNKDKLREQLAQHFVQRRRPDIDEWRDGSIFPKREIGEAIYHLSGQWDSFFQDVLDYCRDVTQRVGDDARRQRLSFWGTLALMRCVASSPAAAVQALQTRLLAGQVDNAPQEVLETLFDGSEDALDQDDVAPAADTGDPDLHALLAQARKLAGEEGDPKLRLLTEHLKQLIADGFNPVVFCRYIATANYLREHLDGKFRGVAVDAVTGEFPSEERERRVETLGEAERRLLIATDCLSEGVNLQEQFDAVVHYDLSWNPTRHEQREGRVDRFGQPSPKVRATLMYGANNPVDGAVLQVILRKAEKIRQELGVPVPLPDDDHTLTQALMKAVMLRSERAGGPQQAFDFDQYEESCALDVRWTDLAEKAKRNRTVFAQRRLRPADVLPEWERMKAVLGASDDVKRFTTQAMARLGAGLQFRPKRGATAPISALPQALRERLEAANLTGDIGIDFTQPPAPRCRYVSRSHPLVSTLADELLERAVSGETRDNRQLATLGRIGVWRSPAVDTITIVLLLRLRHQITTTRSGRSSVLLVEEALSVAWQGRANPAEVQGEQMLAWLQAPATGNLPEPVRQREMQNVLALLEERREVLEQLADAQAERLLADHRRVREAADARGRYEVRALKPVDVIAAFVLMPGGVA from the coding sequence ATGAATACGCCCGTCGCCCAATACACTCCTGGCTCACTCGTTCGAGCCCGCGGCCGCGAGTGGATCGTCGAACCCGGCAGTGTTGCGCCCTTGCTGCGGCTGCGGCCGCTCGCTGGTGGAGAGGATGAAAGCGCGCTCATGCATACCGGCCTGGAGCCGGACATCGGCCCCGCACACTTCCCCGCCCCCGATCCGGCGCAAGAAGGCGGTCAGCACGATGCCCTGTTGTTGGCCGATGCCTTGCGCATGGCACTGCGTCGCGGCGCCGGACCGTTTCGCTGCTTCGGCAATATCTCGGTAGAGCCGCGCACCTACCAACTGGTGCCACTGCTAATGGCGCTGCGCCTGGATCCGGTGCGCCTACTGATCGCCGACGATGTGGGCGTCGGCAAGACCATCGAGGCCGCGCTGATTGCCCGTGAGTTGCTTGACCGCGGCGAAATTCAGCGCATGGCCGTGCTGTGCCCGCCGCATCTCGTCGAGCAGTGGGTACGCGAGCTCAATGAGCGCTTCCATATCCCGGCGATGGCGGTTACCGCCAGCAGCGCCGCCCGCCTTGAGCGTGGGTTGCCGATCGGCGATTCGATCTTCCACGCCCATGCCTTTACCGTGGTCAGCTTGGACTACATCAAGTCCGACCGGCATCGCCACGACTTCATCCGTGCCTGCCCGGAATTTGTCATCGTCGACGAGGCGCACACCTGTGTCAGCACAGGCCAGGCGCGCCAGCAGCGCTTCGAGTTGCTGCGCGAGTTGGCCGCCGATGCCGAGCGCCACCTAGTGCTACTCACGGCGACCCCGCACAGCGGCGACCAGGACGCCTTTTACAGCCTGCTGGCCTTGCTCAAGCCTGTGTTCACCCAGCTCGCCACGGCCAGTGGCGACAATAAGGACAAGTTGCGCGAACAACTCGCCCAGCACTTCGTCCAGCGCCGCCGCCCGGACATCGATGAATGGCGTGACGGCAGCATTTTCCCAAAGCGGGAAATTGGCGAAGCCATCTATCACCTCAGTGGCCAGTGGGACAGCTTTTTCCAGGACGTGCTCGACTACTGCCGTGATGTCACGCAGCGCGTCGGCGATGACGCACGCCGCCAGCGTCTGAGCTTCTGGGGCACGCTGGCGTTGATGCGCTGTGTGGCCTCCAGTCCCGCCGCGGCCGTGCAGGCCCTGCAGACCCGCTTACTTGCCGGACAGGTGGATAACGCACCGCAGGAGGTGCTGGAAACCCTGTTCGACGGCAGCGAGGACGCGCTGGATCAGGACGACGTGGCGCCGGCCGCTGATACGGGCGATCCTGACCTGCATGCATTGTTGGCCCAGGCCCGCAAGCTGGCGGGCGAGGAGGGCGATCCCAAGCTGCGCCTGCTCACCGAGCACCTTAAGCAGCTCATCGCCGACGGCTTCAACCCGGTGGTGTTCTGTCGATACATCGCCACCGCCAACTACCTGCGCGAGCATCTGGACGGCAAGTTCCGTGGCGTTGCTGTGGATGCGGTCACCGGCGAATTCCCGTCCGAGGAGCGCGAGCGCCGCGTCGAAACGCTGGGCGAAGCCGAGCGCCGCCTGCTGATCGCTACCGATTGTCTGTCCGAGGGCGTCAACCTGCAGGAACAGTTCGACGCCGTGGTCCATTACGACCTTTCGTGGAATCCCACTCGCCACGAGCAACGCGAAGGCCGCGTGGACCGCTTTGGTCAACCCAGCCCCAAGGTACGCGCGACCCTGATGTATGGCGCCAACAACCCGGTCGACGGTGCGGTGCTGCAGGTGATCCTGCGCAAGGCGGAGAAGATCCGACAGGAGCTCGGCGTTCCCGTGCCACTGCCCGATGACGACCACACGCTGACTCAGGCGCTGATGAAGGCGGTGATGCTGCGCAGCGAGCGAGCCGGTGGCCCGCAGCAGGCGTTCGACTTCGATCAGTACGAGGAAAGCTGTGCGCTGGACGTGCGCTGGACCGACCTGGCCGAAAAGGCCAAGCGCAATCGCACCGTGTTCGCCCAGCGCCGCCTGCGCCCGGCCGACGTACTGCCCGAATGGGAGCGCATGAAAGCCGTGCTGGGCGCTAGCGATGACGTCAAGCGATTCACCACCCAAGCCATGGCTCGGCTTGGCGCTGGCCTGCAGTTCCGTCCGAAGCGTGGCGCCACCGCACCGATTTCCGCATTGCCGCAAGCTCTACGCGAGCGTCTGGAGGCGGCAAACCTAACCGGCGACATCGGCATCGATTTCACTCAGCCACCTGCGCCGCGCTGCCGCTATGTCAGTCGCAGTCACCCACTGGTAAGTACGCTGGCCGATGAGCTGTTGGAGCGTGCCGTCAGCGGCGAAACCCGCGACAACCGGCAACTCGCCACACTTGGCCGCATCGGCGTTTGGCGCAGTCCAGCGGTGGACACCATCACTATCGTGCTGCTGTTGCGCCTGCGCCACCAGATCACCACTACCCGCTCTGGGCGAAGCAGCGTGCTGCTGGTGGAAGAAGCGCTATCGGTGGCCTGGCAGGGTCGCGCCAATCCTGCCGAGGTGCAGGGCGAGCAGATGCTGGCCTGGCTGCAGGCTCCGGCCACTGGCAACTTGCCCGAGCCAGTGCGCCAGCGCGAAATGCAAAACGTGCTTGCATTGCTGGAAGAGCGACGCGAAGTTCTGGAGCAACTGGCTGACGCGCAAGCCGAGCGCCTGCTGGCCGACCACCGCCGCGTGCGCGAGGCCGCCGATGCACGAGGTCGCTACGAGGTGCGTGCTCTCAAGCCAGTGGATGTCATCGCCGCCTTCGTGCTGATGCCCGGCGGTGTGGCGTGA
- a CDS encoding DDE-type integrase/transposase/recombinase — protein MAQTSSEFYEALAEAGPAAQRLTEEALTRLGLSPEGLSYVIETGISPPARKVGRKRRRNLIFDVPLKSIPGVVLQAESMTGEFNFLVELDRRSDLLAVFDQPITIKVGITDNIGRRTRTTYTADYLAIDRQRVCVYEIKADSELERLIRERPEDWILDKDGYHYLPVSKHFNSMGIEHVIVPISSLSSLRADNLRLLTSAREAPDTKKYRKARQGIRHLLKHESTMRVSDLLERIGEFDETPVLQLLDSEEVFADLDRVTLSDPSSVWISTRPEFAKIAQEASSSLANLLRSSAIDTNDVIDPRYELEVATRLAIIQGTKRTNSNGEEVSERTIRRYRKAFREADGDPRSLVPLWGNCGNKDPMIGTVHLSFLEAFIRAGKGDKNDLSTSSCFIAYEKAFPQAKVDLGFFDDRPVCRSTFYTYWDRISLKNEDSFNKGGRRLENQQADSFDPAKKTIIATRPFAVAHIDHWKTDLHLVVGYINGAKITKRAWLTAMVDAFNGEVLAIWLSFADPSKKSCTMVIRDCARRHGRLPEMIIVDGGSDFRSSHFFVMLATLKVVRCERPPEDPRFGQQVERLFKDFKDRFARGLPGFGISIERSRAVSAAFKAAKSSSLTLLEAFEAIEAFAFRGYNNSPKPGETSSRYAIRQKAERSYPHGGRKVSWDMKFLIATSIESPDDHYKLWTGRGIHVYDKWYSSPRLLVYRGYKKDISVRLEPYADSVIYVCIEGKWLECRSSEAPLQLAMSETSLLFRSAERHDLSALRAELTNDMNRCVAEIVNEKLREIAERKESGSSQPTASDVNSDDSPELSTFVPFNFDDIEPYENETP, from the coding sequence ATGGCTCAGACGTCATCAGAGTTTTACGAGGCCCTCGCCGAAGCAGGGCCAGCCGCTCAAAGGCTAACGGAAGAGGCTCTTACACGCCTCGGCCTCTCGCCCGAAGGGCTCTCATACGTCATTGAGACCGGAATTTCGCCGCCAGCCAGGAAGGTAGGGCGCAAGCGGCGCCGAAATCTGATCTTCGACGTTCCTCTAAAAAGCATCCCGGGCGTGGTACTCCAAGCCGAGTCAATGACAGGGGAATTCAATTTCCTCGTCGAACTCGATCGACGCAGTGATCTGCTTGCGGTCTTTGACCAACCGATCACCATCAAAGTTGGGATCACAGACAACATAGGACGTCGGACCCGAACCACTTACACCGCTGACTATCTGGCGATCGACCGGCAAAGAGTTTGCGTCTACGAGATCAAAGCGGACTCCGAACTCGAGAGGCTGATCCGCGAACGACCTGAGGATTGGATCCTCGACAAAGACGGCTACCACTATCTCCCGGTATCGAAGCATTTCAATTCGATGGGTATAGAACATGTCATCGTTCCGATCAGTTCATTGAGCTCGCTCCGCGCTGACAATCTGCGACTGCTCACCAGCGCTCGGGAGGCACCGGACACTAAGAAGTACCGGAAAGCTCGCCAAGGTATCCGACACCTGCTCAAGCATGAGTCAACCATGCGCGTCTCCGACCTGCTTGAACGAATCGGAGAATTTGATGAAACCCCAGTTCTTCAGCTCCTAGATTCGGAAGAAGTATTTGCCGATCTGGACCGCGTAACGCTCTCTGATCCAAGTAGTGTTTGGATTTCAACTCGTCCGGAATTCGCCAAGATTGCTCAAGAAGCAAGCAGCAGTCTTGCAAACTTGCTCCGCTCTTCTGCGATCGATACCAACGATGTCATTGATCCTCGATACGAGCTTGAAGTTGCAACTCGGCTCGCGATTATCCAAGGAACTAAGCGCACTAACAGCAATGGAGAGGAAGTCTCAGAGCGAACCATCCGCCGATATCGCAAGGCTTTTCGAGAAGCCGATGGTGATCCGCGCAGCCTAGTTCCGCTGTGGGGAAACTGCGGAAACAAAGACCCCATGATCGGAACGGTCCACCTGTCTTTTTTGGAGGCTTTTATCCGCGCAGGGAAAGGCGACAAAAACGACCTCTCCACCAGCTCATGCTTTATCGCCTACGAAAAAGCGTTTCCACAGGCCAAAGTTGATCTTGGGTTCTTCGATGACCGACCCGTGTGCCGATCCACCTTCTACACGTATTGGGATCGCATATCGCTAAAGAATGAAGACTCATTCAATAAGGGCGGCCGTCGCTTGGAGAATCAGCAGGCGGACTCGTTTGACCCGGCAAAGAAGACGATCATTGCAACCAGACCTTTCGCGGTTGCCCATATCGATCACTGGAAGACCGATCTACACCTAGTGGTCGGCTACATCAATGGAGCGAAAATCACCAAACGCGCTTGGCTGACTGCCATGGTCGACGCCTTTAATGGCGAAGTACTTGCGATCTGGCTTTCTTTCGCTGATCCGAGCAAAAAGTCTTGCACGATGGTGATTCGTGACTGCGCCCGGCGTCATGGCCGGTTGCCTGAGATGATCATCGTCGATGGCGGTAGCGACTTCAGGAGTAGCCACTTCTTCGTCATGCTTGCAACGTTGAAGGTTGTGCGCTGTGAACGGCCGCCAGAAGACCCCCGCTTCGGACAGCAAGTCGAACGTCTCTTCAAGGATTTCAAAGACCGGTTCGCGCGGGGCCTTCCAGGATTTGGCATCAGCATCGAACGTTCTCGCGCAGTTTCAGCTGCATTCAAAGCTGCTAAGAGCTCCAGCTTGACGCTCCTTGAGGCCTTTGAAGCCATAGAGGCCTTTGCGTTCCGTGGCTATAACAATAGCCCAAAACCTGGCGAGACATCGTCACGCTACGCCATTCGCCAGAAGGCCGAGAGGTCGTATCCGCACGGCGGCCGCAAGGTCTCGTGGGATATGAAATTCCTAATCGCGACATCAATCGAATCGCCCGACGACCACTACAAGCTTTGGACTGGCAGGGGCATTCACGTCTATGACAAGTGGTACAGCTCGCCGCGACTGTTGGTGTACCGCGGGTACAAGAAGGACATCTCTGTGCGACTTGAACCCTACGCAGATTCCGTCATCTACGTTTGCATCGAGGGCAAATGGCTGGAATGCAGGAGTTCCGAAGCGCCCCTGCAGCTAGCCATGAGCGAAACCAGCTTGCTGTTCAGAAGTGCTGAACGCCACGATCTTTCTGCACTCCGGGCGGAACTTACTAACGACATGAATCGTTGCGTAGCCGAAATCGTCAACGAGAAGCTTCGCGAGATTGCAGAACGCAAGGAGTCGGGCAGTTCTCAGCCGACCGCCTCTGATGTCAATTCCGACGATTCGCCGGAGCTATCTACTTTCGTGCCCTTCAATTTCGATGATATCGAACCATACGAGAATGAGACGCCATAA
- a CDS encoding DEAD/DEAH box helicase, translating into MDVFSLREQLIGDYSRFARSFTTILADDLRRGIDDAYSSGRYWPEPLIQINPRYQQGRSTAELAVAGELSPQTAKCFPIGLYRHQEQAIAFGSKGESFVVTTGTGSGKSMCFFLPIVDAVLRAKEQDRTPRTRAIVIYPMNALANSQREELIKFLGEAGPVTFARYTGQEDEAERQRIKDNPPDILLTNFMMLEMLMTRQSELDTQVIRNCSGLQFLVLDELHTYRGRQGADVAMLVRRVRERMAPERLQCIGTSATMASGGTQQDQNRQVAEVASTLFATTIPHFNIITEDLDRATHPARTAESVASELATAIDAGIRSDLSDQALHEHPLAIWVETRLGITRDQGQKWVRAKPLTVAMATSLLAAESGRDTDAAGRALRDILLTAAMPENIRIASKDASEKAFFAFRLHQFISGAGVAYTTLDPYNSRPVELEGQQFLPADPTKRLYSTYFCRTCGQDYHPVRLRHEDGGRMLLARDIDDMPKQTGQNEDGFDADDDAQGERLGFVLGDPAPETLDFTGRVEDYPESWIETSPAGEPRLKRTHRHLAAEQLLVQPDGRIGTGRNYWFLPGKFRFCLQCRDVHGAQGKDINRLSALSAEGRSSATTLLATSVLRWMHGPDGKAIETDKRKLLGFTDNRQDAALQAGHFNDFTFVMLLRGAIYRALREAGDDGLSDSEIGTAVLGALGFNRELGQGEDPTESHRREWMQDPAAIGRDLADAKEALRFLLAYRAWYDQRRGWRYTNPNLEELGLLRTDYQGLSALCADAKIFVDAPPLFRNASAVVRERAFRALFNYMRKGLAVDAAALDAQMLAQRRDEALRLLRNPWGFSREELLLGRRWLFLQPPPAQALRGRDEELILRGGLQTLLGKTLRDSRLWEDAHAGSLSRNEYQTLFEFMIRIAQAGGFIRRDEHTDFNLPGYRLNAGRIRFLAGEGGTAANAFFIEQYRGIADVLAQQDRSLFAMEAREHTAQVDAELRALREIRFRFGEPEQQKLAGELKATAREHGEPNRFLPVMFCSPTMELGVDISALNAVYLRNVPPTPANYVQRAGRAGRSGQAALVVTYCAARSPHDQYFFREPSAMVHGVVRAPLLDLANEALIRSHLQAIWLAATGQQLDRSISNVVDPSLPLAPVRDALATAMGTEQARVDATARAARILQAMAGHIDAERALWYPGPDAFAQQVIADAAAQFNAAFNRWRDLLSSAERQKRLAQATLDNYAITDRRERDDARRRLNQAIDQINLLLHGRDSLSSDFYTYRYLATEGFLPGYNFPRLPLMAYVPGRADVRSGNLFLQRPRFLALSEFGPRSLVYHEGRAYRVVRARIALSAADQATAGGLLATQATRVCAHCGAAHFESHWNDCHSCARPLHDAEQINGMFRIENVDTEPAERITANDEERQRQAFELQTVFKWGVRGGQVDVRTVLACDGEGDILTLRYGPQATVTRINKGLRRRRNPNLFGFFINPRTGWWVKEEVDDGSGGGNDDRLPPQRIVPFVQDHKNALLLQPHGDCAPVTLATLQHALKRGIEAIYQLEEAELLAEPLPDARLRRGVLFYETTEGGAGVLTRLANEPDALAQVARQALRVMHYDVPAEGAMPDFDTLSDQDDVKCVAGCYRCLLSYYNQPDHELIDRRDPQALRALWRLAQVQTELQVAAHTPVPSSEPVAQPGWSGQWLHARDQHAALLPLPATAQVDACTVLHWPDHYAAIALPDTPRELQSAWEDRGYTFIRFPADPDAWTPLFQRLARLLGH; encoded by the coding sequence ATGGATGTTTTTTCGCTACGGGAACAATTGATCGGGGATTACAGTCGATTCGCTCGTTCATTCACGACAATCCTGGCCGACGATCTGCGGCGCGGCATCGATGATGCTTATTCCAGTGGGCGCTATTGGCCGGAGCCGCTGATCCAGATTAATCCCCGCTACCAGCAAGGTCGCTCGACAGCGGAACTTGCCGTGGCAGGCGAACTGTCTCCGCAGACGGCGAAGTGCTTTCCGATCGGCCTCTATCGCCATCAGGAGCAGGCGATTGCCTTTGGCTCCAAGGGCGAGAGCTTCGTGGTCACTACGGGTACGGGTTCGGGCAAGTCGATGTGTTTCTTTCTGCCCATCGTTGACGCCGTACTTCGCGCCAAGGAGCAGGACAGGACCCCGCGAACCCGCGCCATCGTCATCTATCCGATGAATGCTCTGGCCAATAGCCAGCGCGAGGAGCTGATCAAGTTTCTCGGTGAAGCGGGGCCGGTGACATTTGCCCGCTACACAGGCCAGGAAGATGAAGCGGAGCGTCAGCGGATCAAGGACAACCCGCCAGACATCCTGCTGACCAACTTCATGATGCTGGAAATGCTCATGACGCGTCAGTCCGAACTGGACACGCAGGTGATTCGCAACTGTTCGGGACTTCAGTTCCTCGTTCTTGACGAACTGCATACCTATCGTGGCCGGCAGGGTGCCGACGTGGCCATGCTGGTACGGCGCGTGCGTGAGCGGATGGCCCCGGAGCGCCTGCAGTGCATCGGCACTTCGGCCACCATGGCGTCAGGTGGCACTCAGCAGGACCAGAACCGCCAAGTGGCGGAAGTGGCATCGACGCTGTTTGCCACGACGATTCCGCACTTCAACATCATCACAGAGGATCTCGATCGAGCCACCCATCCCGCGAGAACCGCTGAATCAGTTGCAAGCGAACTCGCGACTGCAATCGATGCTGGTATCCGGTCCGACCTCAGCGATCAGGCGCTGCATGAACATCCCTTGGCGATCTGGGTCGAGACCCGCCTGGGCATTACCCGCGACCAGGGACAGAAATGGGTACGAGCCAAGCCGTTGACCGTGGCCATGGCGACCAGTTTGTTGGCCGCGGAATCAGGGCGAGATACTGACGCAGCAGGACGCGCACTGCGCGACATCCTGCTGACAGCTGCTATGCCGGAGAACATTCGAATCGCCAGCAAGGACGCAAGCGAGAAAGCCTTCTTCGCATTCCGACTACATCAGTTCATCAGCGGCGCTGGCGTGGCGTACACGACGCTCGATCCGTATAACTCGCGGCCGGTGGAGCTTGAGGGGCAGCAGTTCCTGCCCGCCGACCCAACCAAGCGCCTGTACTCCACCTATTTCTGCCGCACCTGCGGCCAGGACTACCACCCGGTGCGCCTGCGCCATGAGGACGGCGGGCGCATGTTGCTGGCGCGCGACATCGACGACATGCCAAAGCAGACCGGCCAAAACGAGGACGGGTTCGATGCCGATGATGATGCACAAGGTGAGAGGCTCGGGTTCGTCCTGGGCGACCCGGCACCGGAAACCCTGGATTTCACAGGGCGTGTGGAGGACTACCCGGAATCGTGGATCGAAACCTCGCCTGCCGGCGAGCCGCGGCTCAAGCGAACCCATCGTCATCTAGCAGCCGAGCAGCTTCTGGTGCAACCGGACGGGCGAATCGGTACGGGGCGGAACTACTGGTTCCTGCCCGGTAAGTTTCGCTTCTGTCTGCAGTGCCGGGACGTACATGGCGCACAAGGCAAGGACATCAATCGATTGTCCGCATTGTCGGCCGAGGGCCGGAGCTCGGCCACGACGCTGCTCGCCACCAGCGTCCTGCGCTGGATGCACGGTCCGGATGGGAAGGCCATCGAAACGGACAAGCGCAAACTGCTCGGTTTTACCGACAACCGCCAGGACGCCGCGCTCCAAGCCGGTCATTTCAACGACTTCACCTTTGTCATGCTGCTGCGCGGAGCGATCTATCGGGCGTTGCGCGAAGCTGGCGACGACGGTCTGTCAGACAGCGAAATTGGCACCGCCGTGCTCGGTGCGCTCGGCTTCAACAGAGAGCTTGGCCAAGGGGAAGACCCAACTGAGAGCCACCGTCGGGAATGGATGCAGGATCCCGCAGCGATCGGACGCGATCTAGCCGATGCCAAAGAGGCGCTTCGCTTCTTGCTGGCGTATCGCGCCTGGTACGACCAGCGACGCGGCTGGCGCTACACGAATCCGAACCTGGAAGAGCTCGGCCTGCTTCGAACTGACTACCAGGGACTATCCGCTCTTTGTGCCGACGCCAAGATTTTCGTCGATGCACCCCCGCTGTTTCGCAATGCCAGTGCAGTGGTACGCGAGCGTGCCTTCCGCGCGCTGTTCAACTACATGCGCAAGGGCCTAGCTGTGGATGCCGCAGCGCTCGACGCGCAAATGCTGGCCCAGCGCCGGGATGAGGCATTGCGCTTGCTGCGCAACCCTTGGGGATTCAGCCGCGAGGAGCTCCTGCTGGGCCGACGCTGGCTGTTTCTGCAGCCGCCACCCGCACAGGCGCTGCGTGGGCGGGACGAGGAACTGATCCTGCGAGGCGGGCTGCAGACTCTGCTCGGCAAGACCCTGCGCGACTCCCGGCTGTGGGAGGACGCACACGCAGGCTCGCTGAGCCGCAACGAGTACCAGACGCTGTTCGAGTTCATGATACGCATCGCGCAGGCAGGTGGCTTCATCCGCAGGGACGAGCACACCGACTTCAACCTTCCTGGGTACCGCCTCAACGCTGGGCGCATCCGCTTCCTTGCTGGTGAAGGCGGAACGGCCGCCAACGCATTCTTCATCGAGCAGTACCGGGGCATTGCCGACGTTCTGGCACAGCAAGACCGCTCGCTGTTTGCGATGGAAGCGCGCGAGCACACTGCCCAGGTGGATGCCGAACTGCGTGCCCTGCGCGAGATCCGCTTCCGTTTCGGCGAGCCTGAGCAGCAGAAGCTTGCCGGTGAGCTGAAGGCGACTGCACGTGAGCACGGCGAACCCAATCGTTTTCTGCCGGTGATGTTCTGCTCGCCGACCATGGAGCTGGGCGTGGACATCTCCGCGCTCAATGCCGTCTATCTGCGCAACGTGCCGCCCACGCCCGCCAACTACGTCCAGCGAGCGGGCCGTGCCGGGCGCAGCGGTCAGGCGGCACTCGTGGTCACGTATTGCGCCGCGCGCAGCCCGCATGACCAGTACTTCTTCCGTGAACCGTCGGCCATGGTCCACGGTGTGGTCAGGGCGCCGCTGCTTGATCTGGCCAACGAAGCCCTGATCCGCAGTCACCTGCAGGCGATCTGGCTGGCCGCCACCGGGCAGCAGCTTGATCGCTCGATCTCCAACGTAGTCGATCCGAGCTTGCCCCTTGCGCCGGTGCGCGATGCGCTTGCGACTGCCATGGGCACTGAGCAGGCAAGGGTAGACGCGACGGCGCGGGCCGCGCGCATTCTCCAGGCAATGGCCGGCCACATCGACGCGGAGCGCGCTCTGTGGTACCCGGGCCCCGATGCATTCGCACAACAGGTCATTGCCGATGCTGCGGCTCAATTCAATGCAGCGTTCAATCGCTGGCGTGACTTGCTCAGTTCGGCCGAGCGACAGAAGCGGCTCGCACAGGCTACCTTGGACAACTACGCCATCACAGACCGCCGCGAGCGGGACGACGCCAGACGCCGTTTGAATCAGGCCATCGACCAGATCAATTTGCTGCTGCATGGGCGCGACTCCCTGTCCAGCGACTTCTACACCTACCGGTATCTGGCGACCGAGGGTTTCCTGCCTGGCTACAACTTCCCGCGCCTGCCGTTGATGGCCTATGTGCCGGGTCGCGCCGACGTACGCAGCGGCAACCTGTTCTTGCAGCGACCCCGGTTCCTGGCGCTGTCCGAGTTCGGCCCGCGCAGCCTCGTCTATCACGAAGGCCGCGCCTACCGCGTGGTACGCGCGCGCATCGCGTTGTCCGCGGCCGACCAAGCTACAGCCGGCGGCTTGCTTGCCACCCAGGCAACGCGCGTGTGTGCGCATTGCGGCGCGGCGCATTTCGAAAGCCACTGGAACGACTGTCATTCCTGCGCCAGGCCGCTGCACGATGCCGAGCAGATCAACGGCATGTTCCGCATCGAGAACGTCGACACCGAGCCGGCCGAGCGCATCACCGCCAACGACGAGGAGCGTCAGCGCCAGGCCTTCGAGCTGCAGACCGTATTCAAATGGGGAGTCCGTGGCGGACAAGTGGATGTTCGTACCGTTCTGGCTTGTGATGGTGAGGGCGACATTCTGACTTTGCGCTACGGTCCCCAGGCCACCGTCACCCGAATCAACAAAGGTCTGCGCCGACGCAGGAACCCCAACTTGTTCGGCTTCTTCATCAACCCACGCACCGGCTGGTGGGTGAAGGAGGAGGTGGACGACGGCAGCGGCGGAGGCAACGACGACAGGCTCCCGCCGCAGCGCATTGTGCCGTTCGTGCAGGACCACAAGAACGCACTGCTGCTGCAACCGCATGGTGATTGCGCCCCAGTCACCTTGGCCACGCTGCAACACGCACTCAAGCGCGGCATCGAAGCGATTTACCAGCTCGAAGAAGCCGAGTTGTTGGCCGAACCACTACCTGATGCCCGCCTGCGTCGTGGCGTGCTGTTTTACGAGACGACCGAAGGCGGCGCCGGCGTACTGACGCGTTTGGCCAACGAGCCTGACGCGCTTGCCCAAGTCGCGCGGCAGGCACTACGCGTCATGCACTACGATGTGCCCGCCGAAGGAGCGATGCCCGACTTCGACACGCTATCCGATCAGGACGATGTGAAGTGCGTTGCCGGGTGCTACCGCTGCCTCCTCTCGTACTACAACCAGCCCGACCACGAGCTGATCGACCGGCGCGACCCGCAGGCCCTGCGTGCCCTCTGGCGCTTGGCCCAAGTGCAGACCGAGCTGCAGGTGGCGGCACACACGCCTGTGCCGTCATCGGAGCCCGTCGCCCAGCCCGGCTGGTCCGGTCAATGGCTGCATGCACGCGACCAGCACGCTGCGTTGCTACCGCTACCGGCCACTGCTCAAGTCGATGCTTGCACCGTCCTGCACTGGCCCGACCACTACGCCGCGATCGCCCTGCCCGATACCCCGCGCGAGTTGCAGTCCGCGTGGGAAGACCGCGGCTACACCTTCATCCGTTTTCCTGCTGATCCCGACGCCTGGACACCACTTTTCCAGCGCTTGGCGCGGCTACTAGGCCATTGA